In the Bacillota bacterium genome, TCCGGGCTCGAACTGCTCGAACGCCTCCGCGCCCAGGCGCAGCAGTTCGGCGCGCAGATCGTGACGGCGCAGGTGCTGTCGGCGGACGTTCTGGTGGACCCCAAGGAGGTCATCGCCTCCACCGGCACGTACCGGGCGAGGGCCGTCATCGTGGCCACCGGGGCCATGGGGCGCAAGCACGCCCTGCGGGGCGAAGAAGCGTTCACCGGCCGGGGCGTCAGCTACTGC is a window encoding:
- a CDS encoding FAD-dependent oxidoreductase → MELQVGLNGFSAQAMDSPETAYDVAIIGGGPAGLSAALYAARAGLRTVVLDKNPRASALGMTEHIENYPGVLGVISGLELLERLRAQAQQFGAQIVTAQVLSADVLVDPKEVIASTGTYRARAVIVATGAMGRKHALRGEEAFTGRGVSYC